The following proteins are co-located in the Vidua macroura isolate BioBank_ID:100142 chromosome 1, ASM2450914v1, whole genome shotgun sequence genome:
- the ODF1 gene encoding outer dense fiber protein 1 translates to MSMHCHFESMQNLRHIQRHVKLLNLRLQLLRERLCAARLHRCTLSCCCLPQPCLRRRCISRYERMKRLGRMLNSCSGQNLALIDVKGFDPRDITVTVKDGKVTVSGERKVECNTGLTKTCNYKKFIKEFSLPPGVDDKEVTYSVESKCPREIEKPPKCCPFLCNY, encoded by the exons ATGTCGATGCACTGTCACTTCGAGAGCATGCAGAACCTGAGGCACATACAGAGGCACGTGAAGCTGCTGAACCTGCGCCTGCAGCTGCTCCGTGAGAGGCTGTGTGCAGCCCGCCTGCACAGGTGCaccctttcctgctgctgcctgccccagccctgcctccgGAGAAGGTGCATCTCAAGATATGAGAG AATGAAAAGACTTGGCAGGATGTTGAACTCATGCTCTGGTCAAAATTTGGCTTTGATCGATGTGAAGGGGTTTGACCCCAGGGACATCACGGTAACGGTGAAGGACGGGAAGGTGACCGTGTCAGGGGAGCGCAAGGTGGAGTGCAACACCGGCTTGACAAAGACATGTAACTACAAAAAGTTCATTAAGGAATTCAGCCTGCCGCCAGGGGTGGATGACAAGGAGGTGACCTACTCAGTGGAATCCAAGTGCCCCAGAGAGATTGAAAAACCACCCAAGTGCTGCCCTTTTCTCTGCAACtactga